One genomic window of Elaeis guineensis isolate ETL-2024a chromosome 2, EG11, whole genome shotgun sequence includes the following:
- the LOC105041837 gene encoding uncharacterized protein, protein MNNSIPANLSSLHAFVSWSKVQSGAEYSTDVTLRLDSPGTSSLYSFNAKGTKRKWGDISGLEGPEHPLLALGLGQSPSSSDISKVSSTTACTMSSVKETDEESSADLGLNFQLHLGNENMPSPKKSSVAAPQASGSEPIYDFQPGLSTGPSESVITGISPVSDQLQNSLDTSAVIGQVPTVDEGSASSRGIFGSYVAPSLYISETTSSFPSNQNIHAKADPVAVVPDLTSTRIQTVKSPVACTSGVTHLQQRNITTKTCQFQGCGKGARGVSGLCIAHGGGRRCQRPGCHKGAEGRTIFCKAHGGGWRCQHLGSTKSADEGCTDYCIAHGSTTACTMSSVKETDEESSADLGLNFQLHLGDENMPSPKKSSVAAQASGSELIYDLQLGLSTGPSESVITGISPVSDQLQNSLDTSAVIGQVPKVDEGLASSRWIFGSYVAPSLYISETTSSFPSNQKIHAKADPVAVVPDLTSTKIQTLKSPVACTSGVTHLQQRSITTKTCQFQGCGKGARGASGLCIAHGGGRRCQRPGCHKGAEGRTIFCKAHGGGRRCQHLGCTKSAEGRTDYCIAHGGGRRCSHEGCIRAARGKSGLCIRHGGGKRCQRENCTKSAEGYSGLCISHGGGRRCQFPGCSKGAQGSTMFCKAHGGGKRCTFLGCTKGAEGSTPFCKGHGGGKRCSFQGGGVCPKSVHGGTQFCVAHGGGKRCAVPGCTKSARGRTDFCVRHGGGKRCKFEGCGKSAQGSTDFCKAHGGGKRCSWGQVGSNLGAGAPPCDRFARGKTGLCAAHSALVQDRCVHGGGSLGLSATQYPTLVKTEKMKDIIVEEDTFSKIGNDGEKFAGWSDCDTKNNIMPHLLPCQPGSVSLPEGRVHGGSLLVMLASSAGLPSNSTSQSDAGTSEKNVSHPMMRRWI, encoded by the coding sequence ATGAATAACAGCATTCCTGCCAACCTCTCCTCTTTACATGCTTTTGTCTCTTGGAGCAAAGTTCAATCAGGAGCTGAGTATAGCACAGATGTTACATTGCGACTTGATTCCCCTGGTACTTCCAGTCTGTATAGTTTCAATGCTAAAGGGACAAAGAGGAAGTGGGGTGATATTAGTGGATTGGAGGGTCCTGAACATCCTTTACTTGCACTTGGTTTAGGGCAGTCACCCAGTTCCTCAGACATTAGCAAGGTTAGCTCAACAACTGCTTGCACAATGTCTTCGGTGAAGGAGACTGATGAGGAATCCTCAGCTGATCTGGGTTTGaattttcagcttcatcttggcAATGAGAATATGCCTAGCCCTAAGAAATCCTCTGTTGCTGCTCCTCAGGCATCAGGAAGTGAACCGATTTATGACTTCCAGCCAGGTCTATCAACTGGCCCATCTGAATCTGTTATTACTGGTATCAGCCCAGTCTCTGATCAACTTCAGAACAGCCTGGACACATCAGCAGTGATCGGTCAAGTGCCAACAGTTGATGAAGGATCAGCATCATCTCGCGGGATATTTGGGAGTTATGTGGCACCCTCTTTGTATATTTCAGAGACAACTAGCAGCTTTCCTTCCAACCAAAATATTCATGCTAAAGCTGATCCAGTTGCAGTTGTCCCAGACCTCACATCAACCAGGATACAAACAGTGAAAAGCCCAGTTGCCTGTACTTCCGGGGTTACTCATCTGCAGCAACGCAACATTACCACAAAAACTTGTCAGTTCCAGGGATGTGGAAAAGGAGCAAGAGGCGTTTCTGGACTATGCATAGCCCATGGTGGGGGACGAAGATGCCAGAGACCTGGCTGTCACAAGGGAGCTGAGGGTAGGACCATCTTTTGCAAGGCCCATGGAGGTGGTTGGCGATGCCAACACCTTGGCTCCACGAAGAGTGCCGATGAAGGCTGCACTGATTATTGCATTGCTCATGGCTCAACAACTGCTTGCACCATGTCTTCGGTGAAGGAGACTGATGAGGAATCCTCAGCCGATCTGGGTTTGaattttcagcttcatcttggcGATGAGAATATGCCTAGCCCTAAGAAATCCTCTGTTGCTGCTCAGGCATCAGGAAGTGAACTGATTTATGACCTCCAGCTAGGTCTATCAACTGGCCCATCTGAATCTGTTATTACTGGTATCAGCCCAGTGTCCGATCAACTTCAGAACAGCCTGGACACATCAGCAGTGATTGGTCAAGTGCCAAAAGTTGATGAAGGATTAGCATCATCTCGCTGGATATTTGGGAGTTATGTGGCACCCTCTTTATATATTTCAGAGACAACTAGCAGCTTTCCTTCCAACCAAAAGATTCATGCTAAAGCTGATCCAGTTGCAGTTGTCCCAGACCTCACATCAACCAAGATACAAACATTGAAAAGCCCAGTTGCCTGTACTTCTGGGGTTACTCATCTGCAGCAACGCAGCATTACCACAAAAACTTGTCAGTTCCAGGGATGTGGAAAAGGAGCAAGAGGTGCTTCTGGACTGTGCATAGCCCATGGTGGGGGACGAAGATGCCAGAGACCTGGCTGTCACAAGGGAGCCGAGGGTAGGACCATCTTTTGCAAGGCCCATGGAGGTGGTCGGCGTTGCCAACACCTTGGCTGCACAAAAAGCGCTGAAGGCCGCACTGATTATTGCATTGCTCATGGTGGTGGCCGGCGCTGCAGCCATGAAGGCTGCATCCGAGCTGCTAGGGGAAAATCAGGTTTATGCATCAGACATGGAGGTGGCAAGAGGTGTCAGAGGGAGAATTGCACAAAGAGTGCAGAAGGTTACTCTGGTCTCTGCATTTCCCATGGAGGTGGGAGGCGCTGCCAGTTTCCAGGATGTTCGAAGGGTGCACAAGGGAGCACAATGTTCTGTAAGGCACATGGTGGTGGAAAGAGGTGCACTTTTTTGGGGTGCACCAAAGGGGCTGAAGGGAGCACTCCTTTTTGTAAGGGACATGGTGGAGGGAAGCGCTGCTCATTCCAGGGTGGAGGTGTGTGCCCAAAAAGTGTGCATGGTGGGACCCAGTTCTGTGTTGCTCATGGTGGTGGGAAGAGATGTGCTGTTCCTGGTTGCACTAAGAGTGCTAGAGGGCGAACGGATTTCTGTGTTCGGCATGGTGGGGGCAAGCGATGTAAGTTTGAAGGGTGTGGAAAGAGCGCACAGGGGAGCACTGATTTTTGCAAGGCACATGGAGGCGGCAAGCGCTGCTCATGGGGCCAGGTAGGATCAAATCTTGGTGCTGGTGCTCCTCCTTGTGATAGGTTTGCTAGGGGCAAAACCGGCCTTTGTGCTGCACATAGTGCCCTTGTGCAAGATCGTTGTGTTCATGGTGGGGGCTCTCTGGGACTGTCAGCTACTCAGTACCCAACATTGGTTAAAACTGAGAAAATGAAAGACATCATTGTTGAAGAAGATACGTTCTCAAAGATAGGCAATGATGGGGAGAAGTTTGCAGGCTGGAGTGATTGTGATACAAAGAACAATATCATGCCTCATCTCCTTCCTTGCCAGCCTGGGTCAGTTTCGCTTCCAGAAGGGAGGGTGCATGGAGGGAGTCTGTTGGTGATGCTGGCTAGCAGTGCAGGCCTTCCAAGTAACTCCACAAGCCAATCAGATGCTGGCACTTCAGAGAAGAACGTGTCACATCCCATGATGCGCAGGTGGATATAA